The genome window CGCGGCAGCAGATTCGCCAGCGCCGTTTTGCCGCTGCCGGACCTGCCGACCAGAGCGACGCGTTCACTGCAGCGAACAGTCAGCGACACGTCGTGCAGGACCCATTGCTCGGATGTTTGATAAAGGAACCACGTTTTCGTAACGCAAAGCTCGCCGCAGGTCGCTGACCGGCTGGCCGCCATCCTGACGACATCAGCCCCCAATCGGTTCAGCCAGCAGGGCATCAATGTGCGTAGCGCCCGCTGCCGAGCCGATTTGCAGATAGCTGTTTAGGTTTTCCTACCGCCCATGATATGCAGGCGCGAGCATTGAGAACAGCACGACGATGAAGCGAATGAAATCCTCGGCGGACCAACAGCGAACCCGACAGCACCTGTTGACCACCCAGCTACAGCACCAGCGCGATGATCATCACGCCGATTGTTTCTGATAGCGGCGAGGCCAGTCACCCGAGCCGCGCGAGTCGCAAGGAAATTGTGGAACAGGCGCTCCGAGCGCGATTCGAAGCGCTCGGTTTCGGGCTGCCCTGTGGCCGATGATTTGATCAAGCGCGCGCCGCTGATGGTTTCTCATGGTGGGCGCCGGTGACTGGGCGAGTCCTTCTTGAATCCTTCCGGACTTGCGTTTGAGGCTGCCTGGTTTTGCGGAACAGCACTCCAAACGCGGGAACGATCACAAGGCGCTATGCGTCAGTTGCCACGAGATGCTGAACAGAATGATCAGCAGCGTCACGACGGTAATCGGGTCACGTACGGCCTGTGTGAACACGCGCTGAACGTCACGGACAGAGTAACGTCGTTCATCACCGCGCTCATCAGTTCACCGGTCGAGCTGCGGTCAGCAGAATTCGTACGGCTGCCGGATCACATGGGCATAGGACACGGTCGCGCAGATCTTTGACCGCGCTGT of bacterium contains these proteins:
- a CDS encoding ATP-binding cassette domain-containing protein, with product MPCWLNRLGADVVRMAASRSATCGELCVTKTWFLYQTSEQWVLHDVSLTVRCSERVALVGRSGSGKTALANLLPRYHTPEQGRVLAWDGVDVQQLDRAALRRQISLVRSRCLSLRNGKRALQPDLLARAMSPTTSWPPP